A part of Ooceraea biroi isolate clonal line C1 chromosome 10, Obir_v5.4, whole genome shotgun sequence genomic DNA contains:
- the LOC113562782 gene encoding glycosaminoglycan xylosylkinase-like, with translation MIGRRCALFALGILLILVLGVNVYFIRMMVESSSSQRIYARNALEPNARQDQFTPSRSNEKNSQLQLRPIVRGIGEKLKEEIRTLPSKYFKQNTSYVLVLERLLAELRIMSNVREDIWNIPNNKWPDAHQLIPPVAPELGTVLEVLRRSNVVRADNAPLGTQLKLMLDLENGVRALFKPRWYSRNAIIRGPVYQGKDRHNAEVVAFHLSSLLALRRVPLAVVRKLDLMEEIHNRATPELYATMYQEGNDTCLYGVCHYCSPADPVCGTGNMLEGALIFWLPRYLKLVKHRHPWQRTYKKNKLAAWEVNEAYCDKVVHRVLRISLNIIKIMK, from the exons ATGATTGGCCGACGTTGCGCCCTTTTCGCCTTGGGCATCCTCCTGATCCTGGTCCTCGGCGTGAACGTCTACTTCATTCGGATGATGGTCGAGAGTTCCTCTTCGCAGAGGATCTACGCTAGGAATGCGTTGGAACCGAACGCGAGGCAGGATCAGTTCACGCCCTCGCGATCCAACGAAAAGAATTCGCAGCTGCAATTAAGGCCGATCGTGAGGGGCATCGGCGAAAAGCTCAAGGAGGAGATTCGCACGCTGCCTTCCAAGTACTTCAAGCAGAACACCAGCTACGTCCTTGTCCTGGAACGGTTGCTGGCGGAATTGAGGATAATGTCGAATGTCCGCGAGGACATCTGGAATATTCCCAATAACAAA TGGCCGGATGCTCATCAGTTGATTCCGCCGGTTGCACCGGAACTGGGGACCGTTCTAGAGGTCCTGCGAAGATCCAATGTGGTTCGCGCGGATAACGCTCCGTTGGGCACCCAACTGAAACTTATGCTCGACCTGGAGAACGGCGTGAGGGCATTGTTCAAGCCGCGATGGTACTccagaaatgcaataatacGCGGGCCTGTGTATCAGGGCAAAGATCGCCACAATGCCGAAGTGGTGGCTTTCCACTTATCGTCCTTGTTAGCGTTACGCAGAGTACCACTTGCCGTTGTACGAAAAC TTGATCTGATGGAGGAAATTCACAACCGCGCGACGCCAGAGTTGTACGCGACCATGTATCAGGAGGGTAACGATACGTGCCTGTACGGAGTTTGTCACTATTGCTCGCCGGCGGACCCTGTCTGCGGCACGGGGAATATGCTGGAAGGTGCTCTCATCTTCTGGCTACCACGATATTTGAAACTGGTGAAGCATCGTCATCCCTGGCAGCGGACTTATAAGAAGAACAAACTCGCCGCGTGGGAAGTCAACGAGGCTTACTGTGATAAGGTCGTACATCGCGTTTTAagaatatctttaaatataataaaaataatgaaatga